The Salmo trutta chromosome 6, fSalTru1.1, whole genome shotgun sequence genome has a window encoding:
- the LOC115196144 gene encoding uncharacterized protein LOC115196144 isoform X2 encodes MRKVLAPGVFLDGSVPLERSARSDISTTMSQSETCCICGVRFVRGPKGYNRRKVTTLTSPKTFQLVFDITPDDDSFLCWVCLGVLRRKTKQDGKLWTWSDLPTKVGRPRKPRAEIPSSSTTLSNQTPIITNPSTLSIEEECIASKKNKRRPVRQWDGEKWTTLTSRSPESHSTTIMRPQTPIAPTTHSSSTPSNQVNSSTLSSQTSNHISSLFSFGERTTKRCPKAPQSTTHSTLLSPFPVEEGIRAKKKKLPFSKTKQNNGFGPHAKALHYMHSHQHLKAFRSLMKTKAREAMTLFLAEVIAQESKVLMKDQRGPLRQPLTEASVSGFSWDAVLAWGEEKAPMTLACLRAMFPKPNTIRTQVMMGARKTKRPRTEEAAGDMVSQRAGLILAIVLYTSMQKCNFIQASLGVEFWKQGCPLSVLKALSALGVCPSAASTRRHAERLTTGFDPPQQDRTEGVVVEEPGDSFCRSEDESQTQSCSEEYSSSSPTHSLNWFSDQSHSRDGSWSDRSSRPDSRSDDYQGPTQRPDSREYQNLIKEHGYHKVQKPTLSRWTKNSEDKREAKEKPVQNPKRRKMTKKKPAQSPPVVNTTGAHRSDMETSQISKVNMEVVQTSQVDNTHVELVQTSQVDNTHVELVQTSQVDNTHVELVQTSQVDNTHVELVQLSDTNKKPAPISETNVQPAQMSVMSETNMEQIKIPKRGRPRKELAQMSVMSETNMEQIIMPKRGRPRKELAQVSKTNIEHTQTPQITDTHLGPAHKLRSPRKKPVQTPQVTDTQNKPIQVSNTDIKLAETNKESVVQAKNGRPKKGFVRIPQLTDICMEPIPVSEVNTDTTLMPSSMRSRKRPRQVPQVPGTNQELTQMPKITKTNKEPSEMLQKMDTHMAPAATSKRGRTRKGPIEMFQETDLHTEAGLMPQAGEINQQRIEGREINKEPAEPQKLARKAKGNQTKKVPAKTPEKLDQIKCIPKRKRGRPRKELAQVINTRKETASMHKISKTGKESALTREIKIIVNRMESCSAAEMPQIREMNNEPVQVSAENFEPVQRLSGGLMEGLVQMPQLSCKDMEPGKLGRTIMETTSTAERTDKEPVRRPQANETEAELAQTSQIMETIKEHIQVTNTDKETASVPKRSCTDMELAKRYKMSDFQTRVIRIVDTRMRAKESVSMLQVHDTNQDPEPAATPEISNTNKQPMRVIRIVVNRRIPADICSHTRKSLECLAEVAAKCAPLDVKSAEEDG; translated from the exons ATGAGAAAAGTACTTGCACCGGGGGTTTTTCTGGATGGTAGCGTTCCACTGGAAAGATCCGCT CGCTCTGACATTTCCACCACAATGTCTCAGTCAGAGACGTGTTGCATTTGTGGGGTGAGGTTTGTGAGGGGGCCCAAGGGTTACAACAGGAGGAAAGTCACCACGCTGACCAGCCCCAAGACCTTCCAGCTAGTCTTTGACATCACTCCTGATGATGACTCCTTCCTCTGCTGGGTCTGTCTTGGTGTGCTCAGAAGGAAAACCAAGCAGGATGGGAAGCTTTGGacttggtcagatttgccaacaAAAGTTGGCAGACCTCGAAAGCCCCGTGCCGAAATACCAAGCTCATCCACAACATTATCCAATCAAACTCCAATTATAACCAACCCATCCACTTTATCCATAGAAGAGGAGTGCATTGCTTCTAAAAAAAACAAACGGAGGCCAGTTCGTCAGTGGGACGGGGAGAAATGGACCACCTTGACTTCTCGTTCCCCAGAATCCCATTCAACGACCATCATGCGACCTCAAACGCCCATAGCCCCAACCACACACTCCTCCTCAACACCATCAAATCAAGTAAATTCCTCAACATTATCAAGTCAAACTTCAAATCACATCAGTTCTCTGTTCTCCTTTGGAGAGAGGACGACAAAAAGATGTCCGAAGGCACCCCAATCTACAACACACTCCACACTCCTGTCTCCGTTCCCCGTTGAAGAAGGTATAAGAGCCAAGAAGAAGAAGCTCCCTTTCTCCAAGACGAAGCAGAACAATGGGTTTGGACCTCATGCCAAGGCCCTGCATTACATGCACAGCCACCAGCACCTGAAGGCCTTCAGGTCCCTGATGAAGACCAAAGCTAGAGAAGCCATGACCCTTTTCCTCGCCGAGGTCATCGCCCAGGAG AGTAAGGTATTGATGAAGGACCAACGTGGGCCATTGCGTCAGCCGCTGACTGAGGCGAGTGTGAGTGGATTTTCCTGGGACGCGGTTCTAGCGTGGGGGGAAGAAAAGGCCCCTATGACCCTGGCCTGTCTTAGGGCCATGTTCCCCAAACCCAACACCATCAGGACACAGGTTATGATGGGAGCAAGGAAAACGAAACG CCCGAGGACAGAAGAGGCGGCAGGTGATATGGTCAGCCAGAGGGCGGGGCTTATCCTGGCCATCGTCCTCTACACCTCCATGCAGAAATGCAACTTCATCCAGGCCTCTCTGGGGGTCGAGTTCTGGAAACAGGGCTGTCCTCTCAGCGTGTTGAAAGCCCTCAGTGCCCTGGGGGTGTGTCCCAGTGCTGCCTCCACCAGGAGACACGCAGAGAGGCTGACAACCGGCTTTGATCCTCCTCAGCAGGACCGGACagagggggtggtggtggaggagccTGGG GACTCCTTTTGTAGATCTGAGGATGAGAGTCAGACTCAGAGTTGTTCTGAGGAGTATTCCAGTTCCTCCCCGACCCACTCTCTGAACTGGTTCTCGGACCAATCCCACTCCAGAGACGG GTCCTGGTCCGATCGGAGTTCCAGACCTGACTCCAG GAGCGACGACTACCAAGGCCCTACTCAGAGGCCTGACTCCCGGGAGTACCAAAATCTGATCAAAGAACATGGTTACCACAAAGTCCAGAA ACCTACATTGAGTCGATGGACAAAGAACAGTGAGGACAAAAGGGAGGCAAAGGAAAAACCTGTTCAAAACCCCAAGAGAAGGAAGATGACGAAAAAGAAACCTGCTCAATCGCCTCCAGTAGTAAACACAACTGGCGCGCACCGTTCAGACATGGAGACTTCTCAAATAAGTAAGGTAAACATGGAAGTCGTTCAAACATCTCAAGTAGACAACACACACGTGGAACTCGTTCAAACGTCTCAAGTAGACAACACACACGTGGAACTCGTTCAAACGTCTCAAGTAGACAACACACACGTGGAACTCGTTCAAACGTCTCAAGTAGACAACACACACGTGGAA CTCGTTCAACTCAGCGATACAAACAAGAAACCTGCTCCTATAAGTGAGACAAATGTACAACCTGCTCAAATGTCTGTAATGAGCGAGACAAACATGGAACAAATTAAGATTCCTAAAAGAGGCAGGCCAAGGAAGGAACTTGCTCAAATGTCTGTAATGAGCGAGACAAACATGGAACAAATTATAATGCCCAAAAGAGGCAGGCCAAGGAAGGAACTTGCTCAAGTaagtaaaacaaacatagaacacactcaAACTCCACAAATAACCGACACACACTTGGGACCTGCTCACAAGCTCAGAAGTCCAAGGAAGAAACCTGTCCAAACACCCCAGGTAactgacacacaaaacaaacccaTTCAAGTAAGCAATACAGACATTAAACTTGCTGAGACAAACAAAGAATCTGTTGTACAGGCCAAGAATGGGAGGCCAAAGAAGGGATTCGTTCGAATTCCACAATTAACCGACATTTGCATGGAACCCATTCCGGTAAGCGAGGTAAACACGGACACCACTTTAATGCCCAGTAGCATGAGATCAAGGAAGAGACCCAGACAAGTTCCCCAAGTACCCGGCACAAACCAAGAACTAACTCAAATGCCCAAAATAACCAAAACCAACAAGGAACCCTCCGAAATGCTTCAGAAAATGGACACACATATGGCACCTGCTGCAACATCTAAAAGAGGGAGGACAAGGAAGGGACCAATTGAAATGTTCCAAGAAACCGACTTACACACAGAAGCCGGTCTAATGCCTCAAGCTGGTGAAATTAATCAGCAACGTATCGAAGGACGGGAAATAAATAAAGAACCCGCTGAACCCCAAAAACTCGCTAGAAAGGCTAAAGGAAATCAGACCAAGAAAGTACCTGCAAAGACACCTGAAAAACtagatcaaataaaatgtattccaAAGCGCAAAAGAGGCAGGCCAAGGAAAGAACTTGCTCAAGTAATCAACACACGCAAGGAAACCGCTTCAATGCATAAAATAAGCAAAACAGGCAAAGAATCTGCTCTGACCCGGGAAATAAAAATTATTGTCAATAGGATGGAAAGCTGTAGTGCTGCTGAAATGCCCCAAATACGTGAGATGAACAATGAACCTGTTCAAGTAAGTGCGGAAAACTTTGAACCTGTTCAAAGACTGAGTGGGGGGTTAATGGAGGGACTTGTTCAAATGCCCCAATTAAGCTGCAAGGACATGGAACCTGGTAAGTTAGGCAGGACCATCATGGAAACCACTTCAACGGCAGAAAGGACTGACAAAGAACCCGTTCGAAGGCCTCAAGCAAATGAAACCGAAGCAGAACTTGCTCAAACATCTCAGATAATGGAAACGATAAAGGAACACATTCAAGTAACCAACACAGACAAGGAAACCGCTTCCGTGCCCAAAAGAAGCTGCACAGACATGGAACTTGCTAAAAGGTACAAAATGAGTGACTTTCAGACCCGGGTAATAAGAATAGTTGACACTAGGATGAGGGCAAAGGAATCTGTTTCAATGCTTCAAGTACACGACACAAACCAGGACCCTGAACCTGCTGCAACACCTGAAATaagcaacacaaacaaacaacccATGCGAGTGATCAGAATAGTTGTTAACAGGAGGATACCGGCAGACATTTGTAGTCACACCCGGAAAAGCCTGGAGTGTCTGGCTGAGGTAGCAGCCAAATGTGCTCCGTTAGATGTTAAATCTGCCGAAGAGGATGGATAG
- the LOC115196144 gene encoding uncharacterized protein LOC115196144 isoform X1, translated as MRKVLAPGVFLDGSVPLERSARSDISTTMSQSETCCICGVRFVRGPKGYNRRKVTTLTSPKTFQLVFDITPDDDSFLCWVCLGVLRRKTKQDGKLWTWSDLPTKVGRPRKPRAEIPSSSTTLSNQTPIITNPSTLSIEEECIASKKNKRRPVRQWDGEKWTTLTSRSPESHSTTIMRPQTPIAPTTHSSSTPSNQVNSSTLSSQTSNHISSLFSFGERTTKRCPKAPQSTTHSTLLSPFPVEEGIRAKKKKLPFSKTKQNNGFGPHAKALHYMHSHQHLKAFRSLMKTKAREAMTLFLAEVIAQESKVLMKDQRGPLRQPLTEASVSGFSWDAVLAWGEEKAPMTLACLRAMFPKPNTIRTQVMMGARKTKRPRTEEAAGDMVSQRAGLILAIVLYTSMQKCNFIQASLGVEFWKQGCPLSVLKALSALGVCPSAASTRRHAERLTTGFDPPQQDRTEGVVVEEPGDSFCRSEDESQTQSCSEEYSSSSPTHSLNWFSDQSHSRDGSWSDRSSRPDSRSDDYQGPTQRPDSREYQNLIKEHGYHKVQKPTLSRWTKNSEDKREAKEKPVQNPKRRKMTKKKPAQSPPVVNTTGAHRSDMETSQISKVNMEVVQTSQVDNTHVELVQTSQVDNTHVELVQTSQVDNTHVELVQTSQVDNTHVELVQTSQVDNTHVELVQLSDTNKKPAPISETNVQPAQMSVMSETNMEQIKIPKRGRPRKELAQMSVMSETNMEQIIMPKRGRPRKELAQVSKTNIEHTQTPQITDTHLGPAHKLRSPRKKPVQTPQVTDTQNKPIQVSNTDIKLAETNKESVVQAKNGRPKKGFVRIPQLTDICMEPIPVSEVNTDTTLMPSSMRSRKRPRQVPQVPGTNQELTQMPKITKTNKEPSEMLQKMDTHMAPAATSKRGRTRKGPIEMFQETDLHTEAGLMPQAGEINQQRIEGREINKEPAEPQKLARKAKGNQTKKVPAKTPEKLDQIKCIPKRKRGRPRKELAQVINTRKETASMHKISKTGKESALTREIKIIVNRMESCSAAEMPQIREMNNEPVQVSAENFEPVQRLSGGLMEGLVQMPQLSCKDMEPGKLGRTIMETTSTAERTDKEPVRRPQANETEAELAQTSQIMETIKEHIQVTNTDKETASVPKRSCTDMELAKRYKMSDFQTRVIRIVDTRMRAKESVSMLQVHDTNQDPEPAATPEISNTNKQPMRVIRIVVNRRIPADICSHTRKSLECLAEVAAKCAPLDVKSAEEDG; from the exons ATGAGAAAAGTACTTGCACCGGGGGTTTTTCTGGATGGTAGCGTTCCACTGGAAAGATCCGCT CGCTCTGACATTTCCACCACAATGTCTCAGTCAGAGACGTGTTGCATTTGTGGGGTGAGGTTTGTGAGGGGGCCCAAGGGTTACAACAGGAGGAAAGTCACCACGCTGACCAGCCCCAAGACCTTCCAGCTAGTCTTTGACATCACTCCTGATGATGACTCCTTCCTCTGCTGGGTCTGTCTTGGTGTGCTCAGAAGGAAAACCAAGCAGGATGGGAAGCTTTGGacttggtcagatttgccaacaAAAGTTGGCAGACCTCGAAAGCCCCGTGCCGAAATACCAAGCTCATCCACAACATTATCCAATCAAACTCCAATTATAACCAACCCATCCACTTTATCCATAGAAGAGGAGTGCATTGCTTCTAAAAAAAACAAACGGAGGCCAGTTCGTCAGTGGGACGGGGAGAAATGGACCACCTTGACTTCTCGTTCCCCAGAATCCCATTCAACGACCATCATGCGACCTCAAACGCCCATAGCCCCAACCACACACTCCTCCTCAACACCATCAAATCAAGTAAATTCCTCAACATTATCAAGTCAAACTTCAAATCACATCAGTTCTCTGTTCTCCTTTGGAGAGAGGACGACAAAAAGATGTCCGAAGGCACCCCAATCTACAACACACTCCACACTCCTGTCTCCGTTCCCCGTTGAAGAAGGTATAAGAGCCAAGAAGAAGAAGCTCCCTTTCTCCAAGACGAAGCAGAACAATGGGTTTGGACCTCATGCCAAGGCCCTGCATTACATGCACAGCCACCAGCACCTGAAGGCCTTCAGGTCCCTGATGAAGACCAAAGCTAGAGAAGCCATGACCCTTTTCCTCGCCGAGGTCATCGCCCAGGAG AGTAAGGTATTGATGAAGGACCAACGTGGGCCATTGCGTCAGCCGCTGACTGAGGCGAGTGTGAGTGGATTTTCCTGGGACGCGGTTCTAGCGTGGGGGGAAGAAAAGGCCCCTATGACCCTGGCCTGTCTTAGGGCCATGTTCCCCAAACCCAACACCATCAGGACACAGGTTATGATGGGAGCAAGGAAAACGAAACG CCCGAGGACAGAAGAGGCGGCAGGTGATATGGTCAGCCAGAGGGCGGGGCTTATCCTGGCCATCGTCCTCTACACCTCCATGCAGAAATGCAACTTCATCCAGGCCTCTCTGGGGGTCGAGTTCTGGAAACAGGGCTGTCCTCTCAGCGTGTTGAAAGCCCTCAGTGCCCTGGGGGTGTGTCCCAGTGCTGCCTCCACCAGGAGACACGCAGAGAGGCTGACAACCGGCTTTGATCCTCCTCAGCAGGACCGGACagagggggtggtggtggaggagccTGGG GACTCCTTTTGTAGATCTGAGGATGAGAGTCAGACTCAGAGTTGTTCTGAGGAGTATTCCAGTTCCTCCCCGACCCACTCTCTGAACTGGTTCTCGGACCAATCCCACTCCAGAGACGG GTCCTGGTCCGATCGGAGTTCCAGACCTGACTCCAG GAGCGACGACTACCAAGGCCCTACTCAGAGGCCTGACTCCCGGGAGTACCAAAATCTGATCAAAGAACATGGTTACCACAAAGTCCAGAA ACCTACATTGAGTCGATGGACAAAGAACAGTGAGGACAAAAGGGAGGCAAAGGAAAAACCTGTTCAAAACCCCAAGAGAAGGAAGATGACGAAAAAGAAACCTGCTCAATCGCCTCCAGTAGTAAACACAACTGGCGCGCACCGTTCAGACATGGAGACTTCTCAAATAAGTAAGGTAAACATGGAAGTCGTTCAAACATCTCAAGTAGACAACACACACGTGGAACTCGTTCAAACGTCTCAAGTAGACAACACACACGTGGAACTCGTTCAAACGTCTCAAGTAGACAACACACACGTGGAACTCGTTCAAACGTCTCAAGTAGACAACACACACGTGGAACTCGTTCAAACGTCTCAAGTAGACAACACACACGTGGAACTCGTTCAACTCAGCGATACAAACAAGAAACCTGCTCCTATAAGTGAGACAAATGTACAACCTGCTCAAATGTCTGTAATGAGCGAGACAAACATGGAACAAATTAAGATTCCTAAAAGAGGCAGGCCAAGGAAGGAACTTGCTCAAATGTCTGTAATGAGCGAGACAAACATGGAACAAATTATAATGCCCAAAAGAGGCAGGCCAAGGAAGGAACTTGCTCAAGTaagtaaaacaaacatagaacacactcaAACTCCACAAATAACCGACACACACTTGGGACCTGCTCACAAGCTCAGAAGTCCAAGGAAGAAACCTGTCCAAACACCCCAGGTAactgacacacaaaacaaacccaTTCAAGTAAGCAATACAGACATTAAACTTGCTGAGACAAACAAAGAATCTGTTGTACAGGCCAAGAATGGGAGGCCAAAGAAGGGATTCGTTCGAATTCCACAATTAACCGACATTTGCATGGAACCCATTCCGGTAAGCGAGGTAAACACGGACACCACTTTAATGCCCAGTAGCATGAGATCAAGGAAGAGACCCAGACAAGTTCCCCAAGTACCCGGCACAAACCAAGAACTAACTCAAATGCCCAAAATAACCAAAACCAACAAGGAACCCTCCGAAATGCTTCAGAAAATGGACACACATATGGCACCTGCTGCAACATCTAAAAGAGGGAGGACAAGGAAGGGACCAATTGAAATGTTCCAAGAAACCGACTTACACACAGAAGCCGGTCTAATGCCTCAAGCTGGTGAAATTAATCAGCAACGTATCGAAGGACGGGAAATAAATAAAGAACCCGCTGAACCCCAAAAACTCGCTAGAAAGGCTAAAGGAAATCAGACCAAGAAAGTACCTGCAAAGACACCTGAAAAACtagatcaaataaaatgtattccaAAGCGCAAAAGAGGCAGGCCAAGGAAAGAACTTGCTCAAGTAATCAACACACGCAAGGAAACCGCTTCAATGCATAAAATAAGCAAAACAGGCAAAGAATCTGCTCTGACCCGGGAAATAAAAATTATTGTCAATAGGATGGAAAGCTGTAGTGCTGCTGAAATGCCCCAAATACGTGAGATGAACAATGAACCTGTTCAAGTAAGTGCGGAAAACTTTGAACCTGTTCAAAGACTGAGTGGGGGGTTAATGGAGGGACTTGTTCAAATGCCCCAATTAAGCTGCAAGGACATGGAACCTGGTAAGTTAGGCAGGACCATCATGGAAACCACTTCAACGGCAGAAAGGACTGACAAAGAACCCGTTCGAAGGCCTCAAGCAAATGAAACCGAAGCAGAACTTGCTCAAACATCTCAGATAATGGAAACGATAAAGGAACACATTCAAGTAACCAACACAGACAAGGAAACCGCTTCCGTGCCCAAAAGAAGCTGCACAGACATGGAACTTGCTAAAAGGTACAAAATGAGTGACTTTCAGACCCGGGTAATAAGAATAGTTGACACTAGGATGAGGGCAAAGGAATCTGTTTCAATGCTTCAAGTACACGACACAAACCAGGACCCTGAACCTGCTGCAACACCTGAAATaagcaacacaaacaaacaacccATGCGAGTGATCAGAATAGTTGTTAACAGGAGGATACCGGCAGACATTTGTAGTCACACCCGGAAAAGCCTGGAGTGTCTGGCTGAGGTAGCAGCCAAATGTGCTCCGTTAGATGTTAAATCTGCCGAAGAGGATGGATAG
- the LOC115196144 gene encoding uncharacterized protein LOC115196144 isoform X3, whose amino-acid sequence MSQSETCCICGVRFVRGPKGYNRRKVTTLTSPKTFQLVFDITPDDDSFLCWVCLGVLRRKTKQDGKLWTWSDLPTKVGRPRKPRAEIPSSSTTLSNQTPIITNPSTLSIEEECIASKKNKRRPVRQWDGEKWTTLTSRSPESHSTTIMRPQTPIAPTTHSSSTPSNQVNSSTLSSQTSNHISSLFSFGERTTKRCPKAPQSTTHSTLLSPFPVEEGIRAKKKKLPFSKTKQNNGFGPHAKALHYMHSHQHLKAFRSLMKTKAREAMTLFLAEVIAQESKVLMKDQRGPLRQPLTEASVSGFSWDAVLAWGEEKAPMTLACLRAMFPKPNTIRTQVMMGARKTKRPRTEEAAGDMVSQRAGLILAIVLYTSMQKCNFIQASLGVEFWKQGCPLSVLKALSALGVCPSAASTRRHAERLTTGFDPPQQDRTEGVVVEEPGDSFCRSEDESQTQSCSEEYSSSSPTHSLNWFSDQSHSRDGSWSDRSSRPDSRSDDYQGPTQRPDSREYQNLIKEHGYHKVQKPTLSRWTKNSEDKREAKEKPVQNPKRRKMTKKKPAQSPPVVNTTGAHRSDMETSQISKVNMEVVQTSQVDNTHVELVQTSQVDNTHVELVQTSQVDNTHVELVQTSQVDNTHVELVQTSQVDNTHVELVQLSDTNKKPAPISETNVQPAQMSVMSETNMEQIKIPKRGRPRKELAQMSVMSETNMEQIIMPKRGRPRKELAQVSKTNIEHTQTPQITDTHLGPAHKLRSPRKKPVQTPQVTDTQNKPIQVSNTDIKLAETNKESVVQAKNGRPKKGFVRIPQLTDICMEPIPVSEVNTDTTLMPSSMRSRKRPRQVPQVPGTNQELTQMPKITKTNKEPSEMLQKMDTHMAPAATSKRGRTRKGPIEMFQETDLHTEAGLMPQAGEINQQRIEGREINKEPAEPQKLARKAKGNQTKKVPAKTPEKLDQIKCIPKRKRGRPRKELAQVINTRKETASMHKISKTGKESALTREIKIIVNRMESCSAAEMPQIREMNNEPVQVSAENFEPVQRLSGGLMEGLVQMPQLSCKDMEPGKLGRTIMETTSTAERTDKEPVRRPQANETEAELAQTSQIMETIKEHIQVTNTDKETASVPKRSCTDMELAKRYKMSDFQTRVIRIVDTRMRAKESVSMLQVHDTNQDPEPAATPEISNTNKQPMRVIRIVVNRRIPADICSHTRKSLECLAEVAAKCAPLDVKSAEEDG is encoded by the exons ATGTCTCAGTCAGAGACGTGTTGCATTTGTGGGGTGAGGTTTGTGAGGGGGCCCAAGGGTTACAACAGGAGGAAAGTCACCACGCTGACCAGCCCCAAGACCTTCCAGCTAGTCTTTGACATCACTCCTGATGATGACTCCTTCCTCTGCTGGGTCTGTCTTGGTGTGCTCAGAAGGAAAACCAAGCAGGATGGGAAGCTTTGGacttggtcagatttgccaacaAAAGTTGGCAGACCTCGAAAGCCCCGTGCCGAAATACCAAGCTCATCCACAACATTATCCAATCAAACTCCAATTATAACCAACCCATCCACTTTATCCATAGAAGAGGAGTGCATTGCTTCTAAAAAAAACAAACGGAGGCCAGTTCGTCAGTGGGACGGGGAGAAATGGACCACCTTGACTTCTCGTTCCCCAGAATCCCATTCAACGACCATCATGCGACCTCAAACGCCCATAGCCCCAACCACACACTCCTCCTCAACACCATCAAATCAAGTAAATTCCTCAACATTATCAAGTCAAACTTCAAATCACATCAGTTCTCTGTTCTCCTTTGGAGAGAGGACGACAAAAAGATGTCCGAAGGCACCCCAATCTACAACACACTCCACACTCCTGTCTCCGTTCCCCGTTGAAGAAGGTATAAGAGCCAAGAAGAAGAAGCTCCCTTTCTCCAAGACGAAGCAGAACAATGGGTTTGGACCTCATGCCAAGGCCCTGCATTACATGCACAGCCACCAGCACCTGAAGGCCTTCAGGTCCCTGATGAAGACCAAAGCTAGAGAAGCCATGACCCTTTTCCTCGCCGAGGTCATCGCCCAGGAG AGTAAGGTATTGATGAAGGACCAACGTGGGCCATTGCGTCAGCCGCTGACTGAGGCGAGTGTGAGTGGATTTTCCTGGGACGCGGTTCTAGCGTGGGGGGAAGAAAAGGCCCCTATGACCCTGGCCTGTCTTAGGGCCATGTTCCCCAAACCCAACACCATCAGGACACAGGTTATGATGGGAGCAAGGAAAACGAAACG CCCGAGGACAGAAGAGGCGGCAGGTGATATGGTCAGCCAGAGGGCGGGGCTTATCCTGGCCATCGTCCTCTACACCTCCATGCAGAAATGCAACTTCATCCAGGCCTCTCTGGGGGTCGAGTTCTGGAAACAGGGCTGTCCTCTCAGCGTGTTGAAAGCCCTCAGTGCCCTGGGGGTGTGTCCCAGTGCTGCCTCCACCAGGAGACACGCAGAGAGGCTGACAACCGGCTTTGATCCTCCTCAGCAGGACCGGACagagggggtggtggtggaggagccTGGG GACTCCTTTTGTAGATCTGAGGATGAGAGTCAGACTCAGAGTTGTTCTGAGGAGTATTCCAGTTCCTCCCCGACCCACTCTCTGAACTGGTTCTCGGACCAATCCCACTCCAGAGACGG GTCCTGGTCCGATCGGAGTTCCAGACCTGACTCCAG GAGCGACGACTACCAAGGCCCTACTCAGAGGCCTGACTCCCGGGAGTACCAAAATCTGATCAAAGAACATGGTTACCACAAAGTCCAGAA ACCTACATTGAGTCGATGGACAAAGAACAGTGAGGACAAAAGGGAGGCAAAGGAAAAACCTGTTCAAAACCCCAAGAGAAGGAAGATGACGAAAAAGAAACCTGCTCAATCGCCTCCAGTAGTAAACACAACTGGCGCGCACCGTTCAGACATGGAGACTTCTCAAATAAGTAAGGTAAACATGGAAGTCGTTCAAACATCTCAAGTAGACAACACACACGTGGAACTCGTTCAAACGTCTCAAGTAGACAACACACACGTGGAACTCGTTCAAACGTCTCAAGTAGACAACACACACGTGGAACTCGTTCAAACGTCTCAAGTAGACAACACACACGTGGAACTCGTTCAAACGTCTCAAGTAGACAACACACACGTGGAACTCGTTCAACTCAGCGATACAAACAAGAAACCTGCTCCTATAAGTGAGACAAATGTACAACCTGCTCAAATGTCTGTAATGAGCGAGACAAACATGGAACAAATTAAGATTCCTAAAAGAGGCAGGCCAAGGAAGGAACTTGCTCAAATGTCTGTAATGAGCGAGACAAACATGGAACAAATTATAATGCCCAAAAGAGGCAGGCCAAGGAAGGAACTTGCTCAAGTaagtaaaacaaacatagaacacactcaAACTCCACAAATAACCGACACACACTTGGGACCTGCTCACAAGCTCAGAAGTCCAAGGAAGAAACCTGTCCAAACACCCCAGGTAactgacacacaaaacaaacccaTTCAAGTAAGCAATACAGACATTAAACTTGCTGAGACAAACAAAGAATCTGTTGTACAGGCCAAGAATGGGAGGCCAAAGAAGGGATTCGTTCGAATTCCACAATTAACCGACATTTGCATGGAACCCATTCCGGTAAGCGAGGTAAACACGGACACCACTTTAATGCCCAGTAGCATGAGATCAAGGAAGAGACCCAGACAAGTTCCCCAAGTACCCGGCACAAACCAAGAACTAACTCAAATGCCCAAAATAACCAAAACCAACAAGGAACCCTCCGAAATGCTTCAGAAAATGGACACACATATGGCACCTGCTGCAACATCTAAAAGAGGGAGGACAAGGAAGGGACCAATTGAAATGTTCCAAGAAACCGACTTACACACAGAAGCCGGTCTAATGCCTCAAGCTGGTGAAATTAATCAGCAACGTATCGAAGGACGGGAAATAAATAAAGAACCCGCTGAACCCCAAAAACTCGCTAGAAAGGCTAAAGGAAATCAGACCAAGAAAGTACCTGCAAAGACACCTGAAAAACtagatcaaataaaatgtattccaAAGCGCAAAAGAGGCAGGCCAAGGAAAGAACTTGCTCAAGTAATCAACACACGCAAGGAAACCGCTTCAATGCATAAAATAAGCAAAACAGGCAAAGAATCTGCTCTGACCCGGGAAATAAAAATTATTGTCAATAGGATGGAAAGCTGTAGTGCTGCTGAAATGCCCCAAATACGTGAGATGAACAATGAACCTGTTCAAGTAAGTGCGGAAAACTTTGAACCTGTTCAAAGACTGAGTGGGGGGTTAATGGAGGGACTTGTTCAAATGCCCCAATTAAGCTGCAAGGACATGGAACCTGGTAAGTTAGGCAGGACCATCATGGAAACCACTTCAACGGCAGAAAGGACTGACAAAGAACCCGTTCGAAGGCCTCAAGCAAATGAAACCGAAGCAGAACTTGCTCAAACATCTCAGATAATGGAAACGATAAAGGAACACATTCAAGTAACCAACACAGACAAGGAAACCGCTTCCGTGCCCAAAAGAAGCTGCACAGACATGGAACTTGCTAAAAGGTACAAAATGAGTGACTTTCAGACCCGGGTAATAAGAATAGTTGACACTAGGATGAGGGCAAAGGAATCTGTTTCAATGCTTCAAGTACACGACACAAACCAGGACCCTGAACCTGCTGCAACACCTGAAATaagcaacacaaacaaacaacccATGCGAGTGATCAGAATAGTTGTTAACAGGAGGATACCGGCAGACATTTGTAGTCACACCCGGAAAAGCCTGGAGTGTCTGGCTGAGGTAGCAGCCAAATGTGCTCCGTTAGATGTTAAATCTGCCGAAGAGGATGGATAG